One window from the genome of Salvia miltiorrhiza cultivar Shanhuang (shh) chromosome 7, IMPLAD_Smil_shh, whole genome shotgun sequence encodes:
- the LOC130992194 gene encoding sm-like protein LSM3A: protein MGSEEESAVKEPLDLIRLSLDERIYVKLRHDRELRGRLHAYDQHLNMILGDVEEIVTTVEINDETYEEIVRTTRRTVPFLFVRGDGVILVSPPLRTA from the coding sequence atggGGAGCGAAGAGGAGAGCGCCGTGAAGGAGCCGTTGGACCTCATTCGTCTCAGCCTCGATGAGCGCATCTACGTCAAGCTCCGCCACGACCGAGAGCTCCGCGGAAGGCTCCATGCTTATGATCAGCATTTGAACATGATTCTGGGTGATGTTGAAGAGATTGTTACGACAGTAGAGATTAATGATGAAACATATGAGGAAATTGTCAGGACCACAAGACGCACGGTGCCATTCTTATTTGTGAGAGGGGATGGTGTCATTTTGGTCTCACCTCCACTTAGAACAGCCTGA
- the LOC130992123 gene encoding putative pentatricopeptide repeat-containing protein At1g12700, mitochondrial, which yields MDFQRIIFNSSFKSSTFHIASLPFHSFPLPTSNFHNVSHQIQMRHFSRKPRSNFDNVSHRMSQLSGKPRFDFGSLREPDDAIALFEEMVRMHPRPSVIDFNKCLTAVVKMKQHSVALHLFVKMLRSDVPVNHYTLSIAINCCCGLIRPDCGFAILGSFFKLGHEPTVVTFTTLIKGLMLVGKIVEASKLLEKMSVEADVVTYSTVLNGLCKAGHTFEALDLLRLWEKGSCKPNVYGYNTIIDRLCKDGMVDNALRLFSTLADKAISPNVVTYTSMIQALCNLRRWDEVEYMLKEMVANEVYPNVFTCSILVDAFCKEGRMEEANNILEYMKPNIVIYNALINGYSLEGEMDKAKSMLNLAVKSGFKPNIVSYSNLMNGYCKIGRVDEVLRLFNTILAEGLELDVVSYTIMLHALFREGRCEDGLNLFKEMEAQDLCIARRIGEAFSMLHSMEDKGIIPNIVTYNVLIEGLCSNNKVDGAKDLFDELPSKGLQPNVVTYTILIGALCRKRRIEEAKDLLIQMVDKGHLPNRVTYNIFVKGLLKTNKMDDAKSLLEEMNSRGFILDTTTLPVLEENNSRSCTLDATTFSMLLEEFGNGRS from the coding sequence ATGGATTTCCAAAGAATTATCTTCAATTCTTCATTCAAATCTTCCACTTTTCACATTGCTTCTCTACCTTTTCACTCATTTCCTCTACCCACATCCAATTTTCATAATGTCAGCCACCAAATCCAAATGAGGCACTTTTCCCGCAAACCCAGATCCAATTTTGATAATGTCAGCCACCGAATGAGCCAACTTTCCGGCAAACCCAGATTCGATTTCGGATCTCTGCGTGAGCCAGATGATGCTATAGCTCTATTTGAGGAAATGGTGAGAATGCATCCCCGCCCTTCTGTTATTGATTTCAATAAATGTTTGACTGCTGTAGTGAAGATGAAACAACACTCTGTCGCCCTTCATCTGTTCGTCAAAATGCTTCGAAGTGATGTTCCTGTAAATCACTACACCTTGAGTATTGCGATTAATTGCTGTTGCGGACTGATAAGACCTGATTGCGGGTTTGCGATTTTAGGCAGCTTTTTCAAGCTTGGGCATGAGCCTACTGTTGTAACCTTCACCACTCTCATCAAAGGTCTTATGTTGGTTGGAAAGATTGTAGAGGCGTCAAAACTGTTGGAAAAGATGTCGGTCGAAGCTGATGTAGTAACTTATAGCACTGTGCTCAATGGATTGTGCAAAGCTGGACATACATTCGAGGCGCTTGATTTGCTCAGGTTATGGGAAAAAGGAAGCTGCAAGCCCAATGTATATGGTTACAACACAATAATTGATCGTCTATGCAAGGACGGAATGGTTGACAATGCTCTCCGACTCTTCTCCACCTTAGCTGATAAGGCCATTTCACCAAATGTTGTGACATATACTTCGATGATTCAGGCGTTATGCAATTTAAGGAGATGGGATGAAGTTGAATACATGTTAAAGGAGATGGTGGCTAATGAGGTCTACCCAAATGTATTCACCTGTAGTATTTTGGTGGATGCTTTTTGTAAAGAGGGAAGGATGGAAGAGGCGAACAATATTTTGGAATACATGAAGCCCAACATTGTCATTTACAATGCATTGATCAATGGATATAGCTTGGAAGGTGAAATGGACAAAGCCAAAAGCATGTTAAATTTAGCGGTGAAATCTGGATTCAAGCCAAATATTGTAAGCTACAGTAATTTGATGAACGGGTATTGCAAAATAGGACGAGTGGATGAAGTTTTGCGTCTTTTTAACACAATTCTTGCAGAAGGACTAGAGCTCGATGTTGTTTCTTATACCATCATGCTACATGCCTTATTTCGTGAAGGAAGATGTGAAGATGGTTTAAATTTGTTCAAAGAGATGGAGGCTCAGGACTTGTGCATTGCTCGTCGCATTGGTGAAGCATTTTCGATGTTGCATTCCATGGAAGATAAAGGCATCATTCCCAACATAGTAACATACAATGTTCTAATTGAGGGATTGTGCAGTAATAATAAAGTTGACGGGGCAAAAGATCTTTTTGACGAGCTTCCATCCAAAGGTTTGCAGCCTAATGTAGTAACATATACAATCCTTATTGGTGCACTTTGCAGAAAAAGGCGGATAGAGGAGGCAAAGGACTTATTGATTCAAATGGTAGACAAAGGTCACTTGCCTAATAGAGTGACGTACAATATTTTTGTTAAAGGTCTTCTCAAAACGAACAAGATGGATGATGCAAAGTCGCTCTTGGAAGAGATGAATTCAAGGGGCTTCATACTTGACACCACTACTTTGCCTGTCTTGGAAGAGAATAATTCAAGGAGCTGCACACTTGATGCCACTACTTTTTCGATGCTGCTTGAAGAGTTTGGCAACGGAAGATCGTGA